In Bacillus sp. KH172YL63, one genomic interval encodes:
- a CDS encoding LLM class flavin-dependent oxidoreductase — translation MTIKLSVLDQSPISEGMSPQEALQHTVQLAKHTEKLGFERFWVSEHHDSTGLAGSSPEVLIAHLAQHTSRIRVGSGGVMLPHYSSYKVAENFRLLEALNPDRIDLGLGRAPGGMPMATMALHDGKPRDVNRYPEQIDDLLGYLTDSLPDTHPYQGLTAAPRISGMPEVWMLGSSPSSAMLAAQKGLPYTFAQFINGEGGPQYTEMYRNNFVPSEYAKEPKNIVAVFAVCAETDEEAERVASSIDLAILMIEQGMRSNGTPSPEKAAAYQYSPFEEMRVRENRKRMVVGNPKKVKEELLRLSEHYQTDEIMLVSITYDFQDKLKSFELIAKELL, via the coding sequence TTGACTATCAAGTTAAGTGTATTAGATCAGTCACCGATTTCAGAAGGAATGAGCCCCCAAGAGGCTTTACAACATACAGTTCAATTGGCAAAGCATACAGAGAAATTAGGATTCGAACGGTTCTGGGTATCCGAGCACCATGACTCCACAGGACTTGCAGGTTCTTCACCTGAAGTATTGATCGCCCACCTGGCCCAGCATACCTCAAGGATCCGTGTCGGTTCAGGAGGCGTGATGCTCCCCCACTATTCTTCTTACAAAGTAGCGGAAAACTTCCGGCTGCTTGAAGCGTTGAATCCGGATCGGATCGATTTAGGGCTTGGAAGGGCACCAGGGGGCATGCCGATGGCGACGATGGCCCTCCATGATGGAAAACCACGGGACGTGAACAGATATCCGGAACAAATCGACGATCTTCTCGGCTATTTGACCGACTCCCTGCCTGATACCCATCCGTATCAAGGATTGACCGCCGCTCCAAGGATCAGCGGGATGCCTGAAGTGTGGATGCTCGGGTCCAGTCCGTCAAGCGCGATGCTCGCGGCCCAAAAGGGGCTTCCGTATACGTTTGCCCAGTTCATTAACGGTGAGGGCGGCCCTCAATATACAGAGATGTACAGAAATAACTTTGTTCCTTCTGAATATGCAAAGGAACCGAAAAACATCGTGGCGGTGTTCGCCGTTTGCGCAGAAACCGATGAAGAAGCGGAAAGAGTGGCATCGAGCATCGACCTGGCGATTCTGATGATCGAGCAGGGCATGCGCTCAAACGGAACGCCGAGCCCTGAAAAAGCAGCCGCATACCAATACTCCCCATTCGAAGAAATGAGGGTGCGGGAAAACCGCAAGCGTATGGTGGTGGGCAACCCTAAGAAGGTGAAAGAAGAGCTGCTCCGTCTCAGTGAGCACTACCAAACCGATGAAATCATGCTCGTCAGCATCACCTACGACTTCCAAGATAAATTAAAATCCTTCGAGCTGATCGCGAAGGAACTGTTATAG
- a CDS encoding immune inhibitor A domain-containing protein produces MKSRKVLSMAMAAALSVGAFTVPAAASTTVPENVLAKPTVKNTHSHGEGPFDLAIANEEKLIEMLQKSGKLSKNASAGQAEKAVQKFLKEKSEGLKELEDDGELKEEKEKIRKDIQKHKRGHKFKGKRRNLDPVEEEEYNGEVRTDKVLVLLMEFPDYPHNSITEEESDMYYKDYTKEHYQDMVFGENGYTGPNGENLISMKQFYEQQTNGAYSVEGEVAGWYEASKPAAAYGGNDPARGDNDMDARGLIKEALEAAANDPDVDLSDYDQEDRYDLDGDGNTREPDGLVDHLMVVHSAVGEEAGGGNLGEDAIWSHRWNLGGVFPVEGTETDVPYWGGQMAAYDYTVQPADGAAGVFSHEYGHDLGLPDEYDTQYTGQGEAVAYWSIMASGSWAGKVPGTEPTGFSAWSKEFLQAAHGGNWLDYAEVNLEDINRRGIDVYLDQANTKGTNADALKINLPDKETQVNTPFSGKYEYFSGSGNDLDNSAVMNVDLTAVDTAELTFKAWYDIELDWDYGSVQVSEDGEHWTSIQGNLTTDSNPYDQNPGHGITGKSDGWVDASFDLSAYAGNNVQVKINYWTDGAAVNPGLYVDEITVTADGAAVFTDGAEGEPKLTLEGFTKNDGINTSKHYYLLEWRNHQGVDEGLANIRRGDSLMTYDPGLIIWYADEKYGDNWTGAHPGEGFLGVVDADQHELKWSDNTMASTRYQIHDAAFSLDNSKKMFLDYRELLGLTLVDRDTRRNPEFYDKRSYLNEKMPDAGRNVPKYGLKIKVTGQSKDRSVGRIEISRR; encoded by the coding sequence TTGAAATCTCGCAAAGTGTTATCGATGGCGATGGCAGCCGCTTTGAGCGTGGGAGCGTTCACCGTACCTGCAGCGGCTTCGACCACAGTACCGGAAAATGTGTTAGCGAAGCCGACGGTGAAAAATACTCATTCACATGGAGAGGGTCCTTTCGACTTAGCGATCGCGAATGAAGAAAAGCTGATCGAAATGTTACAGAAGAGTGGTAAGTTATCCAAAAATGCTTCCGCAGGACAAGCTGAAAAAGCAGTACAAAAGTTTTTGAAGGAGAAATCAGAAGGCTTGAAAGAGCTGGAAGATGACGGCGAACTAAAGGAAGAAAAAGAGAAAATCAGAAAAGATATCCAAAAACATAAGAGGGGTCATAAGTTCAAAGGAAAGAGAAGGAACCTAGATCCTGTTGAGGAAGAGGAGTACAACGGAGAAGTAAGAACCGATAAAGTCCTCGTATTGCTCATGGAGTTCCCGGATTATCCTCATAATTCCATTACTGAGGAAGAGTCGGATATGTACTACAAGGATTATACGAAAGAGCATTATCAGGACATGGTATTCGGAGAGAACGGATATACCGGTCCAAACGGTGAAAACCTCATTTCGATGAAACAATTTTATGAGCAGCAGACAAACGGTGCATATTCTGTCGAAGGAGAGGTAGCCGGCTGGTATGAGGCTTCCAAACCTGCAGCAGCATACGGAGGAAATGATCCTGCAAGAGGGGACAATGATATGGACGCACGCGGTCTTATTAAAGAAGCCCTTGAGGCAGCGGCAAATGACCCTGATGTAGACTTGTCTGATTATGATCAGGAAGACCGCTATGATCTTGACGGGGACGGAAATACCCGTGAACCGGATGGCCTGGTCGACCACTTAATGGTCGTGCATTCAGCAGTTGGGGAAGAAGCCGGGGGAGGTAATCTCGGTGAAGATGCAATCTGGTCACACCGTTGGAATCTTGGTGGCGTCTTCCCTGTTGAGGGTACAGAAACCGACGTACCGTATTGGGGCGGTCAAATGGCTGCTTACGATTATACAGTCCAGCCTGCTGACGGTGCAGCCGGCGTGTTCTCCCATGAATACGGTCATGATTTAGGGTTGCCTGATGAATATGATACACAGTATACAGGCCAAGGAGAAGCAGTCGCCTATTGGTCGATCATGGCAAGTGGAAGCTGGGCAGGTAAAGTGCCTGGCACGGAGCCGACCGGTTTCAGTGCATGGTCTAAGGAATTCCTGCAGGCTGCGCATGGCGGGAATTGGCTGGATTATGCGGAAGTTAATCTAGAGGATATTAATAGAAGAGGTATTGACGTTTATCTCGATCAAGCAAACACGAAAGGGACAAATGCGGATGCCCTGAAGATCAATCTTCCTGATAAAGAAACGCAGGTGAACACACCGTTTAGCGGCAAATATGAGTACTTCAGTGGAAGCGGAAATGATCTGGACAATTCAGCAGTCATGAACGTAGATTTGACTGCTGTCGATACTGCAGAACTGACATTCAAAGCATGGTACGACATTGAACTGGACTGGGATTATGGTTCTGTTCAAGTGAGCGAAGACGGTGAACATTGGACAAGTATCCAAGGGAACCTGACAACAGATTCCAACCCATACGATCAAAATCCTGGTCACGGAATTACCGGTAAATCGGATGGATGGGTGGATGCGTCGTTTGATTTAAGTGCGTACGCTGGTAATAATGTTCAAGTGAAAATCAATTATTGGACAGACGGGGCTGCTGTTAATCCGGGTCTTTATGTAGACGAGATCACCGTCACGGCAGACGGTGCAGCAGTGTTCACGGATGGTGCAGAAGGTGAACCGAAACTGACGCTCGAAGGCTTCACTAAAAATGATGGAATCAATACTTCCAAGCACTACTACCTGTTGGAATGGAGAAACCATCAGGGAGTGGATGAAGGATTGGCCAACATCCGCCGTGGAGACAGCCTGATGACCTATGATCCGGGTCTGATCATCTGGTATGCAGATGAAAAATACGGGGATAACTGGACGGGAGCCCATCCTGGTGAAGGATTCCTCGGAGTCGTGGATGCCGATCAGCATGAGCTGAAGTGGAGCGACAATACGATGGCTTCAACACGCTATCAAATCCATGATGCAGCATTCAGTCTTGATAACTCTAAGAAAATGTTCCTAGATTACCGCGAGTTATTGGGTCTGACGCTTGTTGACAGGGATACCCGCAGAAACCCTGAATTCTACGATAAGAGAAGCTACCTGAATGAGAAGATGCCAGACGCCGGTCGTAACGTTCCTAAATATGGCCTGAAAATCAAAGTGACAGGTCAAAGTAAAGACCGTTCAGTCGGAAGAATTGAAATCAGCAGAAGGTAA
- a CDS encoding tetraprenyl-beta-curcumene synthase family protein, with product MAIPNDPFSLMTKIYRTVFPIVHRELDAWKQKAEAIPNEELRHQALASIEHKTFHCEGGSILSLLSLGKKADTIRFIVAYQTISDYLDNLCDRSVSLDPDDFALLHQSMKDALTVGAVPVNYYALRTDQDDGGYLKDLVLTCQSVLGSLEHYDSIRPDLLQLCEYYCDLQIHKHVIKEERVGRLKSWFETHRKNLPDMDWYEFSACSGSTLGIFCLVSYASRNDFQPSYTEKIKQGYFPYIQGLHILLDYFIDQDEDHEEGDLNFCFYYENDEHLKERLLHFLHKADEHTHQLPHAHFHRLINKGLIGVYLSDNKATTQPKVQSFSKQFIGEAGWITRFFFLNGKIYRKWRNRKKTS from the coding sequence TTGGCGATTCCGAATGATCCCTTTTCCTTGATGACAAAGATATACCGTACGGTTTTTCCGATTGTGCACAGGGAGCTAGATGCCTGGAAGCAAAAAGCGGAAGCCATTCCGAATGAAGAGCTGAGACATCAGGCACTTGCGAGTATCGAGCATAAGACGTTCCATTGTGAAGGAGGGTCGATCCTTTCTCTGCTTTCACTCGGTAAAAAAGCAGACACGATCCGTTTCATCGTCGCTTATCAGACAATCAGTGATTATCTTGATAATTTATGCGATCGCAGTGTATCACTCGATCCGGATGATTTCGCCCTCCTTCATCAATCGATGAAAGACGCCCTGACAGTAGGCGCTGTGCCGGTCAATTACTATGCATTAAGGACAGACCAGGATGACGGAGGTTACCTGAAAGACCTGGTGCTCACCTGTCAATCCGTCCTGGGATCATTGGAGCACTACGACAGCATACGGCCCGACCTGCTTCAGCTATGCGAATACTACTGCGACTTGCAGATACATAAGCATGTGATCAAAGAAGAAAGGGTGGGAAGGCTGAAAAGCTGGTTTGAAACCCACCGGAAGAACCTTCCCGACATGGACTGGTACGAGTTCTCCGCCTGTTCAGGTTCCACACTCGGCATCTTCTGCTTAGTGTCTTATGCATCAAGGAACGACTTTCAGCCTTCGTATACGGAGAAGATCAAACAGGGCTATTTCCCGTATATTCAAGGACTTCATATCCTGCTTGATTATTTCATCGATCAGGATGAGGATCATGAGGAAGGGGATTTGAACTTCTGCTTTTACTATGAAAATGATGAGCACCTGAAAGAACGGCTCCTTCATTTTCTTCATAAAGCGGACGAGCATACCCATCAGCTTCCCCATGCCCACTTTCACCGCCTCATCAACAAAGGGCTCATAGGCGTCTACCTGTCCGACAATAAAGCCACCACCCAGCCCAAAGTACAATCCTTCTCCAAACAATTCATCGGAGAAGCCGGCTGGATCACCAGATTCTTCTTCCTGAACGGGAAAATATACCGAAAATGGAGAAACCGCAAAAAAACATCCTAA
- a CDS encoding alpha/beta fold hydrolase: protein MWKWESDQEAKAVIVIIHGAMEHHGRYGWLIEMWRSAGFHVIMGDLPGQGMTSRSQRGHIDAFDDYIIEVKDWVQAAYQFDLPVFMIGHSMGGLIAVRMLQESHVNLAGVVLSSPCLGLVTKPSKPIELLSHGLNKIAPMVKFPSGLTIDMATRNADVREIDSNDSLYITKVSVRWYRELSQAIKLAFMNLEKMPDVPLLVLQAGDDKIVDKKAVKKWFNELSLSEMHYKEWPKCYHEIYNEPEREEIFEYSKTFIESRLKALGYIL, encoded by the coding sequence ATGTGGAAATGGGAATCAGATCAAGAGGCAAAGGCAGTCATCGTCATCATTCATGGAGCAATGGAACATCATGGCCGGTACGGCTGGCTCATTGAAATGTGGCGTTCAGCAGGATTTCACGTCATCATGGGGGATCTTCCCGGTCAGGGGATGACATCCCGCAGTCAGAGGGGACATATCGATGCCTTTGATGACTATATTATAGAAGTGAAGGACTGGGTGCAGGCAGCCTATCAATTCGATCTGCCAGTGTTTATGATCGGTCACAGCATGGGGGGGCTCATCGCCGTCAGGATGCTGCAGGAATCCCATGTGAACCTGGCAGGTGTTGTCCTGTCTTCCCCGTGTCTCGGACTTGTCACGAAACCGAGCAAACCAATTGAGCTTTTGTCCCACGGACTTAATAAAATCGCACCCATGGTGAAATTTCCATCGGGACTTACGATTGATATGGCGACAAGAAACGCTGACGTACGTGAAATCGACAGCAATGATTCGCTCTACATCACCAAGGTGTCAGTCCGCTGGTACAGGGAACTCTCCCAAGCGATAAAACTGGCGTTTATGAACCTTGAAAAAATGCCCGACGTACCCCTTCTTGTCCTACAGGCCGGGGATGATAAGATCGTTGATAAAAAAGCGGTGAAGAAATGGTTCAATGAACTTTCTTTATCCGAAATGCATTACAAAGAATGGCCAAAATGCTATCATGAAATTTATAATGAACCGGAAAGAGAAGAAATCTTTGAGTACTCTAAAACATTCATAGAAAGCCGGCTGAAGGCGCTGGGTTATATTTTGTAA